The sequence tttcttctctttcGTCTGGCTAATGGTGCATTATCTATTTTAGGTTCTTTTGTTGGGAAAGTTTCTTGAGAGTGTGTAATAAATGCGAATGCTCTCTTCTTATCGCTAGACGTAGGTGTTATAATTGCTTTGACAGCATGTATAGgtgatataatatattgatcTCTGCTCTGTGTATTAGTATTCGGATTCTTGCTAAACTTTAAATTTGTGGAGGATGCtggttttgattttatatGTTGTTTCTGactatttttaaaatccAAAATAGATTCCTTCCTTTTTGTAACGTTTGGTGTTTTTGGTGTATTCAAATATGGATCATACTTAAATGCTAATTTGGATGGAGTCTTTAAATCTATACTGTTTAATGGGTATGGAGAAGTTTTGTTAGATCTAAGCCCATTGATATCAAAATCCAAGAGAGATTTCGAACTTGACAATTGTGACTTTTCGGTGCCCGTATCAGCTGCTGTGTACCTTAATGCACTGTCCACCGATTTTGGACGGGAGATTGTACTGGATAATGGAGGTAATCTAATTACTCCGTGCCTATCGTTAttgaaagaagaagacGGTGTAGCCAAGGAAGGTATCTCCAATGCATTAAAGTGTTGTCCACTTGTCTCCGTATGGATATTATTGTTCAGCATCAGTTTAGAAACCGACGGTAAATATTGTTGGCCGCCTTGCATCATTCTTGCTgcaattattaatattctttattatGAAGCAAACTAagatatatgtatatatatatatatattatcgGACGATACAGGTATGAACTAGTATTGCAATAATGGAAGTAATATATTGTATGGCTTAATATGTTTggatattaatttttgaagatCGTAAGCATTTAATCTTTCAAAGGTCttaattacaaaaataatcacttgatatatatagtaaTGAAAAGGACTAAATAATAGGTAATCTTAGGCGTAACTTTAGAGTTTGCTGTTCAAGTGTCTGTTTAAAAATAGAGCAAATGATTGTCTGTTTTTAATTAGAATGGAACCTAAGATAGAGCGCTACGTTGAATCTTAATGGTGTATAACAAACAAACGATAAACAAACcccaaaataataaacaaacAGATATCTTAATTAGTGGTGTAATATAACCATTTTAAGAAAGCAAATGGTATAAATAATATCGCATCCATGTACTCATTTAGTAAAAATGACATCTAAAGagcattattaataaaaagccttgatattataaaaatatacatagATGTTCCTACTGAGATGTGGAATTATTCTCTTAATTGAACGTTCGTTCGCTACCctaattgttgttgtttgtTGTTGTCGTTGTTGTTGGTGTTTTCAGTTGATATCTCTTCTTTTAACTTCAATATATTGTATTGTTTCATATACACTTCCATTATCAACAATCACTTTCAATTCGTATCATTCCCTAATTAGTATAGATCTTTCCTAATTAGGCGAGATTACAGGTTTTTCGAAATCAGCGCGTCAATAATTTCGAAAAAGAGTCGTGTTTGTACACCCATTAGTTAATGTTCTTCGTAACAATTAAACaatgatttaatatcaatatcaatcAACACTTCtaatataaacataaatAGAATATTAATTGTCATCAAAAGTTTAAATACTTGAATAATGGACTAATCCAGAACTGTTGACTAGCTTTGATAACAAGAATGAGAGTCTGCAGTAACGAACGGGACTTTTTATAGTGATGATCAAATGGAAAATAATCCAGAAACTAAAACTAGATGCGCAATATTGGATACAGTTGAGATCATCATGCGACATTCTGATAAATTCATATTCTGTCATTTATTAGAGGATGCTTTAAACGGATGTTAACTCTTACCTTTGTATAATCAAGTTAAACTTGTAATCGAAGTATAGTATGGAGATTATACGATCATGAATTGATAGATTCATCGCGTATGTTTCTGTTCTTTGCGTTTCTAATTCATACCTTAACTTTTAGCTATCGATATActctttcaatatttatgaattaaggtaaaaaaaattcagaGGACATGTTTTTTCATTAAGTAGAGTGTTTATTAGGTATATAAATTGTTATTTTCTAGTTATATACTGTTAAACTAAAGGTATGTTTAATAGATACCTTATACAAGTGACCCAGATTAATCGTCTTATTCAAGGtgtttctttaaaatgaaaaaaatacaaaacaaataaaGCACCATCAGGTCTATCAGTACTTGTACTTGAAGAATGTATACCTCTCTAGTTGATGTTTGTTATGATCGTGAGATTGCctcttcattttcttttaaagagtaatttgaagaaaaaacatTGGCATTTCAGCTGTTCCCGaacattaaatttatttgttagCTTCGTTAAAGTATTCCTTGGATTCGTCGACGGTTGGCTTAATAGTAGCGGAACCTGGAGTCCAGTTACATGGTAAGACAGTACCGTGCTTGTCAGTCCATTGGAAGCCTTCGACTATTCTTAAAGCTTCTTCAACATTTCTACCGACTGGTAAATCGTTGATGGTAATGTGTCTAATGATACCCTTTGGATCAATGACGAATAGACCTCTTAAGGCGAtaccttcttcttcaatcaAGACACCGTAGTCCCTGGACAAACTGTGGTTGGTGTCGGCTAATAGAGGGATGTCGACTGGGCCTAAACCACCATCTTTTCTAGCAATGTTAGTCCAAGCTAATAAAGAGTATTCGGAATCAGTGGAGGCGAATAAAACTTCAGCACCTAAATCTCTGAATCTCTTGACAGCGTCCGAAAAAGCAACAATTTCAGTTGGACAGACGAAAGTAAAAGCTAATGGAATGAAACCTAAAACAACATATTTACCTCTGTATTGTTCCAATGAGACTTCATCAAAAACACCGTCGACAACAGCAGTCTTCTTGAAAGCTGGAGCTTCTTTTTGAACTTGAGCGACCATTTCTATATTCTTAGTTATGTAgttattataaattgaaatagGATTTCTGACAAACTTAATACAGTTATTAAGGTTAGGCAAAGAATTGAGTATTTCGATTGTTGTTTTTCTGTAAGAAGGCTAACAACTAAAAATGAAAGGAGAACAATTATGGAATGGAACAGATAAGAAATTGGACCAAATCATAATCATAAAAATAGAAGAagtttatatacatattttttttggatTTTTGGGTTTTctgaatatttgaatttctcAACCAACCttgaaattagaaaatttcTAGAAACGTCAGTAGGAAAAACATATAGAGAGTGATAGTAATAATTAAggtaataaaaattaaaccAGCTAGAActtgaaattttataatcGATTGTTAgtaattaaaagaatatttagtataaaatgaataacGCTTATCGACTCCACTAAAAGCCCTTGGAGAATAAAAAAGATCAactgaaaagaaaaagtaGAGAAGCAGTGTGCAATGTTACAATTTCGAAATACTATAAACGGAGTTATTCACCATGTTAACAACATATACACATTATATGCACAATTCGCAAACTTCTATGCACAGCCCAACAAAGTAAacttaaataaaacaatttatatGCACTGTCCTGTATAACGATACCTGTTGTGGTTTATTTTACCACAACAATTACCACCAATAAGCTAGTTTACTAACTTTGAATAATTTGCTCGGCCCGGTGTTTCGAAGACCATTTCAATTCTACTCACGGCATATATTAGAGTTGAACAGGTCGATACAGAAAGACAGAGAGAGATGGATAATGGATTATTGTTTTCTATGTAGGTAAATTTCTTGATCATTTTGTAATAAGTCTGAAGGTATGTGGTTTACGTATGAATACTTATTCCAGCAACAAGAGCAGTGAAAtttgtgtgtgtgtgtgtgtgtgtgtgtagTAAACGTATTTATGTATGGGCCTGTTGGACGGGGTGTCTTATTTGTTCATTACCACATGTCAGAGAGAAGATGAAAACTGGGAACCATTggataaaaattaaatagaTACAGAAGATACTGTGGAGCTTGTTACCTTGTTCATCATTCTACGGGTCTGAAATAGTAAGGTTGTAATATCTTTTTACATTGCGGAAGTTAGGATTAGTGCCATAATGACTGAGACACTCTGTATTAGTAACAGGTTTGACGCATTGTAAAAATTCTAGAACCCTCAATTGCACTAGtaatcttttgaaaatgataatcGTTTGTAGCTATACAAGAAAATTGAGTGGTTCTCTAACTCGAATGATTTGCAGTAAGTTTTATTTCTTGTTTAAGATGGAAAGAACTTGGAAACTGTTGACGACTGTTGCTTTGTCTTGACTTGACTTTCTACATAActctttattattcatatatgtatgtacTTTTCAATTTGATCGTGAACCATACAGTCCGTtgcattttcaaaaaatgcAATAGCACCCAATAAAGGGCAGTTTGCGTTTATAATGTGTTGCAGATAAAACAATGACTATAATCACATAATAGTATTAAGTTATCGTGGTGTATCAAGGATATACGGAATGTATAATATGTTTACGGGCTTATATTATTCCATGTTGACGAATTGATTATAAATCTATGAAATGTTATAGACTTTGCGTTTTAAGTCCAAAGCGAATGATGCAACTTTTATGCACCTGAGAGATAAAATTGCTCAACATCAAATTTCGTGAAGGTACTTTCGTATGGGTATGCATTTAtgttttatctttttttaattatttgatt comes from Tetrapisispora phaffii CBS 4417 chromosome 4, complete genome and encodes:
- the TPHA0D02630 gene encoding uncharacterized protein (similar to Saccharomyces cerevisiae YHP1 (YDR451C) and YOX1 (YML027W); ancestral locus Anc_5.567), which gives rise to MMQGGQQYLPSVSKLMLNNNIHTETSGQHFNALEIPSLATPSSSFNNDRHGVIRLPPLSSTISRPKSVDSALRYTAADTGTEKSQLSSSKSLLDFDINGLRSNKTSPYPLNSIDLKTPSKLAFKYDPYLNTPKTPNVTKRKESILDFKNSQKQHIKSKPASSTNLKFSKNPNTNTQSRDQYIISPIHAVKAIITPTSSDKKRAFAFITHSQETFPTKEPKIDNAPLARRKRRKTSTQELNILQNEFAKCTTPDRLKRIELGERCKMSEKAVQIWFQNKRQAVKRHKLANEKLHNVNEPKDNDNSSSFSIMQDTQSKNIDDSSVINNSIPSINIPFDGYHSTPKKSDIDSHNSSSDISQINEGIQVASPTPMKGSSAPNFRRGQALTFHLNRENASALLSNTPSKQAKTNKEINRSPLKSLSVNIAQK
- the TPHA0D02640 gene encoding peroxiredoxin (similar to Saccharomyces cerevisiae TSA2 (YDR453C) and TSA1 (YML028W); ancestral locus Anc_5.569), encoding MVAQVQKEAPAFKKTAVVDGVFDEVSLEQYRGKYVVLGFIPLAFTFVCPTEIVAFSDAVKRFRDLGAEVLFASTDSEYSLLAWTNIARKDGGLGPVDIPLLADTNHSLSRDYGVLIEEEGIALRGLFVIDPKGIIRHITINDLPVGRNVEEALRIVEGFQWTDKHGTVLPCNWTPGSATIKPTVDESKEYFNEANK